A region of the Arsenicicoccus dermatophilus genome:
TGCGCAGGCGCAAGAGTTGGATCCTTCGCTCGATGGGTGCGTGAGGCTGGGGGAAGCCTACGTCGTGCTGCTGTCGGCGGGCTGGGTGGCGCCCGTGATCTGCTCGATCATGCGGTCGACGCGGGGGTCCTCGTAGGTCAGCGGGTCCTTGCACAGCAGGGTGCGCTGGTTGCCGTCGTTGAGCTTGAGATGGACCCAGTCGACGCTGTAGTCGCGCCGGGCCTCCCGGGCCGCCGCGACGAAGGCGCCACGCAGCCGCGCCCGCGTCGTCTGCGGCGGCGTCGACACCGCCCGCTCGACCTGCTCGTCGGTGACGACCCGGGCGGCCAGACCCTTGGCCTGCAGCAGGTTGAACAGTCCTCGGGTCGGGTGGAGGTCGTGGTAGGCCAGGTCGAGCTGACGCAGCCGCGGGTGCTCCAGGCCGAGGCCGTTGCGGACGGCATACCGCTCGATCAGGCGACGCTTGATCACCCAGTCGATCTCGGTGGCCACGTCGTCCAGACGCTCGCTCTCGATCGCGGTCAGCACCCGCCCCCACAGGTCGAGGACGCGCTCGTGGACCGGGTCGTCCGACCCGCCGTCGGCCACGAAGTCCCGGGCCGCCTCGTAGTGGACCGTCTGCATGGCGAGTGCGCTGGTCGCTCCCCCGTTCGCGAGGGGCACCTCGGCCCGGCCGGTGGTGTCCGTGCTCATGGTGCGTATGGCGGCGCTGGTGCTCGCCAGGGTCAGGTCGGGCAGGGCCACCCCGGCCTCGACCATGCGCAGGACCAGGTCCACGGAACCGACCTTGAGCAGGGTGGTGGTCTCGGAGAGGGTGGAGTCACCGACGATGACGTGCAGCCGCCGGAAGCGCTCGGCGTCGGCGTGGGGCTCGTCGCGGGAGTTGATGATCGGGCGGGAGCGCGTGGTGGCGCTGGCGTAGGCGTCCCACATGTGGTCGGCGCGCTGGCTGACGGCATAGGTGGGGCGGCCCTGGGGGTCGACGACGAGCTTGCCTGCGCCGCAGGTGATCTGGCGGCTGACGAGGAAGGGCACCAGGGTGTCGGTCACCCGGGTCAGGTCGGTGGCGCGGGAGACGAGGAGGTTCTCGTGGCAGCCGTAGGTCGTTCCCGAGGAGTCGACGTTGTTCTTGAAGACGTAGACCTCGCCCTCGACCCCCTCCTCGACCATCCGGGCCTGGGCGTCGTCGGCGAGCCCCTGGACGATCCGCTCCCCCGCCTTGTCCTGGGCGATCAGGTCGACGAGGCGGTCGCACTCGGCGGTGGCGTACTCGGGGTGGGAGCCGACGTCGAGGTAGAGCCGAGAACCGTTGGTGAGGAAAGCGTTCGAGGACCTGCCCCAGGCGACGACCGAGCGGAACATGTAGCGCGTCACCTCGTCGGGCGTCAGGCGCCGCTGCCCCTCGGAGGTGGCGGTGACGCCGAGCTCGGTCTCGATCCCGAAGATCCGTCGGTCCATGGACCCACCCTAGGCGCTAGGCGAAGAAGGA
Encoded here:
- the pafA gene encoding Pup--protein ligase, which translates into the protein MDRRIFGIETELGVTATSEGQRRLTPDEVTRYMFRSVVAWGRSSNAFLTNGSRLYLDVGSHPEYATAECDRLVDLIAQDKAGERIVQGLADDAQARMVEEGVEGEVYVFKNNVDSSGTTYGCHENLLVSRATDLTRVTDTLVPFLVSRQITCGAGKLVVDPQGRPTYAVSQRADHMWDAYASATTRSRPIINSRDEPHADAERFRRLHVIVGDSTLSETTTLLKVGSVDLVLRMVEAGVALPDLTLASTSAAIRTMSTDTTGRAEVPLANGGATSALAMQTVHYEAARDFVADGGSDDPVHERVLDLWGRVLTAIESERLDDVATEIDWVIKRRLIERYAVRNGLGLEHPRLRQLDLAYHDLHPTRGLFNLLQAKGLAARVVTDEQVERAVSTPPQTTRARLRGAFVAAAREARRDYSVDWVHLKLNDGNQRTLLCKDPLTYEDPRVDRMIEQITGATQPADSSTT